One genomic region from Stutzerimonas decontaminans encodes:
- a CDS encoding ABC transporter substrate-binding protein yields the protein MIRCTTVLLLLVALLGCQPDPEAIRVGGNRWLGYAPLYLADDLGWTAPSGIRLVEYPTTTGVLRGFRSGMLDAALLTLDETLALQHSAADLDLEIILIADVSVGADAVFARAPVTSITELADRRIGVENTALGAYLLSRVLDHAQLDISDLHVVSLPIHEQLEAFSSDRVDAVITFASEGPALEAKGARRIFDSRQLPGEIVDVLVVDRRRVSPEQRRRLRALWFDALITWRENRTATDPRLQARLGLTSDTLDVTLGGLLMGDASVNRAWFDGGQLAQSIERMGQYMAEKHLLNETRHYGLLPRCEVLGC from the coding sequence ATGATCCGCTGCACGACTGTCCTACTGCTGTTAGTCGCCTTGCTTGGCTGCCAACCTGACCCGGAAGCAATTAGGGTGGGGGGCAATCGCTGGCTTGGCTATGCGCCGCTCTACCTGGCGGACGATCTCGGCTGGACGGCGCCCAGCGGTATTCGTCTGGTCGAGTACCCGACCACCACTGGCGTGTTGCGTGGCTTTCGCAGCGGCATGCTCGATGCTGCGCTGCTGACGCTCGACGAAACGCTCGCCTTGCAGCACAGCGCCGCCGATCTCGATCTGGAGATCATCCTGATTGCCGATGTCTCCGTGGGCGCCGACGCGGTGTTCGCCCGGGCACCCGTGACCAGTATCACCGAACTCGCAGACCGCCGGATCGGCGTGGAGAACACGGCACTGGGTGCCTATCTGCTTTCGCGCGTACTGGACCATGCACAACTGGACATCAGTGACCTGCACGTCGTCAGCCTGCCTATCCATGAGCAGCTCGAAGCCTTCAGCAGCGACCGTGTCGATGCAGTGATCACTTTCGCCTCGGAAGGTCCCGCCCTGGAGGCCAAGGGCGCGCGGCGCATCTTCGACAGTCGACAGCTGCCTGGGGAAATCGTCGATGTGCTGGTGGTTGATCGCCGCAGGGTCAGCCCAGAGCAGCGCAGGCGCCTCCGAGCACTCTGGTTCGACGCGCTGATCACGTGGCGGGAAAATCGCACCGCGACCGACCCACGTCTCCAGGCCCGCCTGGGCCTGACGAGCGACACGCTGGACGTAACGCTGGGTGGGCTCCTGATGGGCGACGCCAGTGTCAACCGCGCCTGGTTCGACGGTGGGCAGCTGGCGCAGAGCATCGAGCGCATGGGCCAGTACATGGCGGAAAAACACCTGCTCAACGAAACACGCCACTATGGGCTGCTGCCCCGCTGCGAGGTGCTTGGATGCTGA
- a CDS encoding sensor domain-containing diguanylate cyclase, with protein sequence MNRKAGLLAALILALTLVPMWSVVLDEIKHQRRATVEAARNDAMNLATAFEAHVHSAIRLMDIVLLDMREDVLEHSDFQQYVHEELQAYGSFVTQLAVIDRNGLLVFSNLAPSVKPVDLSDREHFRVHRDNPQEDRLFISKPVLGRVSKQWTIQFTRPIHQNGEFAGVLVLSVPTSFFADYYQQINVGPNGTIALVGTDRSLRAIASGTPIPGRYGRFKLPEDRPYFDPKAPAHGYYEGVSSIDGDYRLGAYRRLPAESVVVVVLLAPKDFMASFHERKELLIASAGIISLLLSLVALLLFVLSSRYFQSTDRLRQAHDQLAQLANTDVLTGISSRRSFLASLEAELTRARRHNESLSLLMLDIDHFKRVNDVHGHPIGDAVLKQFTATCAGMLRAHDLFGRLGGEEFAVALPHTDTEGALSVAEKIRTAIEQMPIATSVGDIHITVSIGLAQADAGEHEVEQLIARADKALYEAKHGGRNRVCAAEPRPFDCPSA encoded by the coding sequence TTGAATCGCAAGGCAGGACTACTGGCAGCTCTTATCCTCGCGCTTACATTGGTGCCCATGTGGAGCGTTGTTCTCGACGAGATCAAGCATCAGCGGCGCGCGACGGTGGAGGCCGCCCGTAACGATGCGATGAACCTGGCAACCGCGTTCGAAGCGCATGTGCACAGCGCGATCAGGCTGATGGATATCGTGCTGTTGGACATGCGTGAAGACGTGCTCGAGCACTCCGACTTTCAACAGTACGTGCACGAGGAGTTGCAGGCCTACGGAAGCTTCGTTACGCAGCTGGCGGTGATAGACAGGAACGGCTTGCTGGTTTTTTCCAATCTCGCGCCATCTGTCAAACCTGTGGACCTAAGCGATCGCGAGCATTTTCGCGTTCACCGCGACAATCCGCAGGAGGACCGCTTGTTCATCAGCAAGCCGGTATTGGGCCGGGTGTCGAAACAATGGACCATCCAGTTCACCCGGCCCATCCACCAGAATGGCGAGTTTGCCGGTGTGTTGGTCCTGTCTGTGCCAACCAGCTTCTTCGCCGACTATTACCAGCAGATCAACGTTGGCCCGAACGGCACCATCGCACTGGTGGGCACGGATCGCAGCTTGCGCGCCATCGCCTCCGGTACCCCAATCCCAGGCCGCTACGGTCGGTTCAAACTGCCTGAGGACAGACCTTATTTCGACCCGAAGGCGCCTGCACATGGCTATTACGAGGGCGTAAGTTCCATCGATGGCGACTATCGTCTGGGCGCCTATCGGCGTCTTCCTGCCGAGAGCGTTGTGGTTGTCGTGCTGCTGGCGCCCAAGGATTTCATGGCGTCCTTTCATGAACGCAAAGAACTGCTGATCGCCTCGGCAGGCATCATCTCGTTGCTGCTCTCGCTGGTTGCACTGTTGCTGTTTGTGCTGAGCAGTCGATATTTCCAGAGCACCGACAGACTGCGCCAGGCTCACGACCAGCTGGCGCAGCTGGCCAATACCGACGTGCTGACGGGCATTAGCAGCCGCCGTTCGTTCCTTGCGAGCCTGGAGGCGGAACTCACTCGGGCTCGCCGTCACAACGAGAGCCTGAGTCTGCTGATGCTCGACATCGACCATTTCAAACGCGTCAATGATGTACACGGCCATCCGATCGGCGACGCGGTGCTCAAGCAGTTCACCGCAACATGCGCCGGCATGCTTCGCGCTCACGATCTATTCGGCCGGCTCGGCGGTGAGGAGTTTGCCGTCGCACTGCCGCATACCGACACCGAGGGTGCTCTTAGCGTCGCCGAGAAAATCCGCACGGCCATCGAGCAAATGCCAATTGCGACATCCGTCGGCGATATCCATATCACCGTCAGCATCGGCTTAGCCCAGGCGGATGCCGGGGAACATGAGGTCGAACAGCTGATTGCGCGGGCGGACAAGGCGCTTTACGAGGCCAAGCACGGCGGCCGCAATCGGGTATGTGCGGCGGAGCCGCGACCGTTCGACTGCCCAAGTGCATAA
- a CDS encoding GIY-YIG nuclease family protein has product MFKNLWRWFKRPKNPAGYVYYARLKTNCGLLYKLGYTKKPSLKERLAYGGQGDEKMIDQEFFFTYCEDAWDVEQTLLEHFTRQRAFGKYSKDARKPLCGRGQTELFAHDILGLDENLYIKPDAQTLAKIREQNKDVGGGCLFVFLGLILVPFTFGLSLLFIVGGLSGMFGRPGGIENFAAQYKQKPVHPPAIADLIKSLSQPVSDSVQPKALPTNC; this is encoded by the coding sequence ATGTTCAAAAACCTATGGCGGTGGTTCAAACGGCCAAAAAACCCGGCCGGCTATGTGTATTACGCACGCCTGAAGACTAACTGTGGGCTTTTGTACAAACTCGGCTACACCAAAAAGCCCAGTCTCAAGGAACGCCTCGCCTACGGCGGGCAAGGCGATGAAAAGATGATTGACCAAGAGTTCTTCTTTACCTATTGCGAAGACGCCTGGGACGTCGAACAAACCCTGCTTGAGCACTTCACCCGTCAGCGCGCCTTTGGCAAATACAGCAAAGATGCTCGCAAGCCGCTGTGCGGCCGTGGCCAGACAGAGCTGTTCGCCCACGACATACTGGGGCTGGATGAGAACCTCTACATCAAGCCCGATGCGCAGACGCTGGCAAAAATCCGGGAGCAGAACAAGGATGTGGGAGGCGGCTGCCTATTCGTATTCCTCGGCTTAATCCTAGTGCCTTTCACGTTCGGGCTATCGCTTCTGTTCATAGTGGGCGGATTAAGCGGGATGTTCGGCAGACCAGGGGGTATCGAAAATTTTGCCGCGCAGTACAAGCAAAAGCCTGTTCATCCGCCTGCCATTGCTGATCTCATCAAGAGCCTTAGTCAGCCTGTGTCCGATTCGGTACAGCCCAAGGCGCTCCCCACTAATTGTTGA
- a CDS encoding SOS response-associated peptidase family protein, whose amino-acid sequence MCGRFAQYRIAYEYLDKIGAQLPLPLLGGASPEPIGRYNVPPRSNVQLLHQDADGLRMDPVPWGYAPWWAHGKRPPAINARVETAATSKFFRDVWGTGRAIVPADGWFEWKKDERNPKIKQPYFITLRSGEPMFFAAIGQFQRGGMLEPRDGDGFVIITSSSDDGMLDIHDRRPLVFSGECAAHWMDPELAPGEAEELALEHGEGVDGFEWYAVGREIGNVRNEGARLIAPISDPLL is encoded by the coding sequence ATGTGTGGACGTTTCGCCCAGTACCGAATTGCTTACGAGTATCTAGACAAGATTGGTGCGCAACTGCCGTTGCCGTTACTCGGAGGCGCAAGCCCTGAACCTATCGGGCGGTACAACGTGCCGCCCCGATCAAACGTTCAGCTCCTACATCAAGACGCGGACGGTCTCCGAATGGATCCGGTGCCTTGGGGGTATGCGCCTTGGTGGGCGCACGGAAAGAGACCGCCGGCGATCAATGCCAGAGTAGAGACCGCTGCGACATCAAAATTCTTTCGTGATGTCTGGGGTACAGGACGCGCTATCGTCCCGGCAGACGGTTGGTTCGAATGGAAGAAGGACGAGCGGAACCCGAAGATCAAACAGCCCTATTTCATAACGCTGCGTAGTGGTGAACCGATGTTCTTCGCGGCGATAGGCCAGTTTCAACGGGGCGGTATGCTGGAACCGCGAGACGGCGATGGTTTCGTGATCATCACCTCTTCCAGCGATGACGGCATGCTCGACATCCATGACCGCAGGCCACTGGTTTTCTCCGGAGAATGTGCCGCTCACTGGATGGACCCCGAACTGGCGCCTGGCGAGGCTGAAGAGCTTGCGCTTGAACATGGGGAGGGAGTCGATGGGTTTGAGTGGTATGCGGTAGGACGAGAAATCGGAAACGTGCGCAATGAGGGGGCTCGGCTCATTGCGCCTATAAGTGATCCGCTGCTTTAA
- a CDS encoding LexA family protein yields MPVHILGPTAPSTIALPFFSFCVPAGFPSPAQDHLEGSISLDELMNIRAPHTYLARASGESMIHVGIFDRDILVVERGRDAEKGEVIIAALNNEPLVKIFDRDGSQVILRSANPKYPARYLLESEELYVWGVVPYSIRIHGKY; encoded by the coding sequence ATGCCCGTTCATATCTTGGGACCCACGGCTCCCTCAACAATTGCCTTACCGTTCTTCAGCTTCTGCGTGCCGGCCGGCTTTCCAAGCCCGGCACAGGATCATCTGGAGGGCAGCATCTCGCTGGACGAGCTGATGAACATCCGGGCACCTCATACCTACCTGGCGCGCGCGAGTGGCGAGAGCATGATCCACGTCGGCATTTTCGACCGGGACATCCTGGTCGTTGAGCGAGGGCGCGATGCGGAGAAAGGCGAGGTGATCATTGCGGCGTTGAACAATGAGCCATTGGTGAAGATATTCGATCGCGACGGCAGCCAGGTCATCCTGCGCTCGGCCAACCCAAAATATCCGGCGCGCTATCTCCTCGAAAGCGAGGAGCTCTACGTCTGGGGCGTGGTGCCTTACAGCATCCGAATCCATGGCAAGTATTGA
- a CDS encoding tyrosine-type recombinase/integrase, producing MTTTPLHKQVLSRYSSVQAWLELLGNLGRAPATLDAYGRALAHYLLHCEGSGLKPESATFEQVTLYIRELLPGAKSAVANSTLHQRLTAIRLWYDHLVFQGLCEHNPVPRGQHGRLAQVPGHGGFVRGLLPRLIKLPDIPTDEQWRHFLSIAARSSIRDRLMLSLAYFGALRRAELVALRIEDLDVAHRLISVRAETTKGKRSRVVCYSPDIAPVLIEHLHALRGAGWMRGSLFRSASDRNRGSPLSRWAWSKTVEGWAKEAKLSHLSTHTFRHLRLTHLARAGWKLHELTTYAGHRDPKTTLIYLHLSGADLTAKMAHSVGSLDARMFCELFGSEALL from the coding sequence ATGACCACCACCCCATTGCACAAGCAAGTGTTAAGTCGTTATTCCAGTGTACAAGCTTGGCTGGAGCTCTTGGGTAATCTGGGGCGTGCGCCGGCCACCCTTGACGCCTATGGCCGTGCCCTTGCGCATTACTTATTGCATTGCGAAGGGAGTGGGCTGAAACCCGAATCCGCGACATTCGAACAAGTCACGCTCTACATCCGTGAGCTGCTACCTGGCGCAAAGAGCGCGGTGGCGAATTCAACCTTGCACCAGCGGCTTACTGCTATCCGGTTGTGGTACGACCACCTCGTTTTTCAGGGTCTTTGCGAGCACAACCCCGTGCCCCGCGGACAGCATGGTCGGCTGGCCCAAGTGCCTGGACATGGAGGGTTTGTCAGGGGCTTGCTCCCACGGCTGATTAAGTTGCCAGACATTCCCACCGATGAGCAGTGGCGACACTTTCTCAGTATTGCGGCCAGGTCGTCTATCCGTGATCGACTAATGCTGTCGTTGGCGTATTTCGGGGCTCTTCGCCGTGCCGAGTTGGTGGCCTTGCGTATTGAGGATTTAGACGTTGCACACCGACTGATCTCGGTGCGAGCGGAAACGACCAAAGGCAAACGCAGCCGCGTCGTGTGCTACAGCCCAGACATTGCACCTGTCTTGATAGAGCATCTACATGCTCTTCGCGGCGCTGGCTGGATGCGAGGTTCGTTGTTTCGATCAGCATCAGATCGTAATCGAGGCTCGCCACTGTCCCGTTGGGCGTGGAGTAAAACGGTTGAAGGGTGGGCCAAGGAAGCGAAACTATCGCACCTGAGCACTCATACCTTTCGCCACCTTCGGCTTACCCATCTGGCCCGTGCGGGCTGGAAGCTCCATGAACTGACCACGTATGCTGGACATCGAGACCCCAAAACCACTTTGATTTACCTGCACCTATCTGGCGCGGATTTAACCGCAAAGATGGCGCACTCCGTCGGCAGTCTCGATGCTCGGATGTTCTGTGAACTCTTTGGGTCTGAGGCATTGCTATGA
- a CDS encoding tyrosine-type recombinase/integrase — protein MSTPSVTPYVPFDASKYVRQSDLSKIELSILSNRSHRSDWGYLQSEIPELMRPLADIAAHSGVSQRLAISSVAVILWNVSKTGKPYWCWSESQWLTLLSNRAGSRPYLASVAYHLGDFRTPQRIAKFRQPAIYASFIFGHAVFRHEHVRLSQALRSLGYAARHLEQFLSNVLGALMLENGDPRLETFTEELLLKGQQHRSEGVARSVGKVSHGLAAMGILAKPLRMRGYTCWRAKSIEGIDPTWAMWCRRWRDTSTLRPRTRESNYSFILRTGVWLAREQSGMAAPTDWSMSTCAAFIAAVDRMTVGEWALESAKGTQLKGLGQPIAANSKRGFLHALRRFFTDFELWGWGRLKFSPRHHLATPRSVTFNSGINPRVIDDSTWLKLIWASLNLERSDLLSEIHYPLSMVQAIAVVWTHAGLRSNEIMRLDKRCAHPQTNDVVHEDGTIVPAKTLCYLDIPASKTFKAFVKPVAVVVKERIDAWLEDRPANQAALLDERTGEKVSYLFQFRGKRIGSSVINGTIIPMLCAKAGVPLEDSRGRITSHRGRASAVTALASVPQGMSLIELMQWSGHSSPNSTLHYIRIRPTKLAASFVKADQMAHMVSVLIDHDVIVRHSDAPYTFYDLGDSYCSNPFWSSCPHRMACAGCDFNLPKASARAQALESKSSIGRYLEAVPLTPDERAIAEGDLEKLESLIRKLDNVPALDGRMPRRSMRERGGYK, from the coding sequence ATGAGCACCCCCTCAGTCACCCCTTATGTTCCGTTCGACGCGAGCAAGTACGTACGTCAGAGCGATCTATCGAAAATCGAGCTGAGCATACTTTCGAATCGCTCTCACCGTTCAGACTGGGGCTACCTCCAATCAGAGATACCTGAGCTCATGAGGCCGCTAGCTGATATAGCGGCGCACAGCGGCGTTTCTCAGCGATTAGCCATTTCATCAGTGGCAGTCATTCTCTGGAATGTCAGCAAAACCGGTAAACCCTACTGGTGTTGGTCTGAGTCGCAGTGGTTGACCTTGCTCAGTAATCGAGCAGGATCACGACCATATCTCGCTTCCGTTGCTTACCATCTCGGCGATTTTCGAACCCCGCAGCGTATCGCCAAATTCCGGCAGCCGGCGATATATGCTTCTTTTATCTTCGGCCATGCCGTGTTCAGACATGAGCACGTTCGCTTGAGCCAAGCGTTGAGATCGCTGGGCTACGCTGCTCGCCATCTTGAGCAGTTCCTTTCCAACGTGCTGGGTGCCTTGATGCTGGAAAACGGCGATCCGCGGTTGGAGACATTCACCGAGGAACTGCTACTGAAGGGCCAACAGCATCGAAGCGAAGGTGTCGCGAGATCGGTCGGAAAGGTATCTCACGGCCTCGCTGCCATGGGGATTTTGGCGAAACCTTTACGCATGCGAGGCTATACCTGTTGGCGGGCGAAAAGCATCGAAGGCATCGATCCGACTTGGGCAATGTGGTGCCGTCGATGGCGAGACACTTCCACCTTGCGTCCACGCACACGTGAAAGCAATTACAGTTTTATCTTGAGGACCGGTGTCTGGCTAGCGCGCGAGCAATCAGGAATGGCGGCGCCTACCGATTGGAGCATGTCCACTTGCGCTGCATTTATTGCTGCCGTCGACCGGATGACGGTCGGTGAGTGGGCTTTGGAGTCAGCGAAGGGAACACAGCTAAAGGGGCTTGGTCAGCCTATCGCTGCCAACTCGAAGCGCGGCTTTCTACATGCCTTGCGACGATTTTTTACAGACTTTGAACTCTGGGGATGGGGTCGTTTGAAGTTCAGCCCCCGGCATCACCTCGCCACCCCGCGATCCGTGACATTCAACTCGGGTATCAACCCGCGGGTAATTGATGACTCGACCTGGCTCAAGCTGATTTGGGCGAGTCTAAATCTTGAGCGTAGTGATCTGCTTTCGGAGATTCACTATCCGCTGTCGATGGTTCAAGCCATTGCTGTAGTGTGGACGCACGCTGGTTTGCGCAGCAATGAAATCATGCGCTTGGATAAAAGATGCGCGCATCCTCAGACCAATGATGTGGTACACGAGGATGGGACCATCGTTCCAGCAAAAACTTTATGCTATCTCGATATTCCTGCCAGCAAGACGTTCAAAGCTTTCGTCAAACCTGTAGCGGTGGTCGTGAAGGAGCGCATTGACGCCTGGCTGGAGGACAGGCCTGCTAACCAGGCCGCTTTGCTGGATGAGCGAACCGGGGAAAAAGTTAGCTACCTATTTCAGTTTCGAGGCAAGCGCATAGGCTCCAGTGTCATTAATGGCACCATCATTCCAATGCTATGCGCCAAGGCGGGTGTGCCACTGGAGGACAGTCGCGGGCGAATCACCAGCCACCGGGGACGTGCCTCCGCAGTGACGGCGCTCGCCAGCGTCCCTCAGGGCATGTCGCTGATCGAGCTAATGCAGTGGTCGGGACATAGCTCGCCGAATTCGACTTTGCATTACATTCGAATTCGGCCTACCAAGCTGGCAGCATCCTTCGTTAAAGCCGATCAAATGGCCCATATGGTCTCCGTTTTGATCGATCATGACGTAATTGTTCGCCATTCAGATGCCCCCTACACCTTCTATGACTTGGGCGACTCGTATTGTTCAAATCCCTTCTGGAGCAGCTGCCCACATCGCATGGCCTGTGCGGGGTGTGACTTCAACTTGCCGAAAGCCAGCGCAAGGGCCCAAGCATTGGAAAGCAAATCGTCTATCGGACGGTACTTGGAGGCCGTGCCTTTAACTCCCGACGAGCGAGCCATTGCCGAGGGCGACTTGGAAAAGCTGGAGAGCCTCATTCGAAAGCTGGACAATGTGCCGGCTCTAGACGGCAGGATGCCGAGGAGATCGATGAGAGAAAGAGGAGGCTATAAGTAG
- a CDS encoding chlorite dismutase family protein — translation MNTRVFTFAGGETGVWRVVAMNAVAGAPLPGIPRLNVAAGSVSPQPPGTKWLLRGITSNERYVVREEKDRLVAKQPSLGRAEATCAALIPIRKNPSWWGLSQDERRKIFEEQSRHIHIGLQYLPAVARRLHHCRDLGENEPFDFLTWFEYSPSDETAFNRLLAELRASVEWQYVDREIDIRLVHEPA, via the coding sequence ATGAATACACGAGTATTTACGTTCGCTGGTGGAGAAACGGGGGTTTGGCGCGTTGTTGCGATGAATGCCGTGGCAGGAGCCCCTCTCCCTGGAATCCCACGGCTCAACGTAGCCGCTGGCTCTGTTTCGCCGCAGCCTCCGGGCACCAAATGGCTCCTTCGCGGGATAACGAGTAACGAGCGCTATGTCGTGCGTGAAGAGAAGGATCGTCTCGTGGCGAAGCAGCCAAGCTTGGGTCGAGCAGAGGCTACCTGCGCCGCCCTGATCCCTATCCGGAAAAACCCCTCATGGTGGGGACTGTCTCAAGACGAACGCCGGAAGATTTTTGAGGAACAGTCCCGTCACATTCACATCGGGCTCCAATATCTCCCTGCTGTGGCCCGCCGCCTCCACCATTGTCGGGACCTGGGCGAGAACGAACCCTTCGACTTCTTGACTTGGTTCGAATATTCCCCGTCTGATGAGACGGCCTTTAACAGGCTTCTGGCCGAACTCCGAGCCTCGGTGGAGTGGCAGTATGTCGACAGAGAAATCGACATCCGGCTAGTGCATGAGCCGGCCTAG
- a CDS encoding cupin domain-containing protein, with protein MKAETESRIFSVDEYVRPSNGEPIRSVVLETNDSVVVVWHAYPRQEIAAHVHPHGQDTWTVISGEAKYYQGNGVEIHLKAGDIAIAKPGQVHGAVNSGPGPFIFVSVVAPGSAGFALSEK; from the coding sequence ATGAAAGCAGAAACGGAATCGCGGATTTTTTCGGTGGACGAATATGTCCGTCCGTCTAACGGCGAACCGATCCGTTCAGTTGTTCTGGAGACCAACGATTCTGTCGTTGTAGTTTGGCACGCCTACCCTAGGCAGGAAATAGCTGCCCATGTCCATCCTCACGGCCAAGATACTTGGACGGTTATCTCAGGTGAGGCCAAGTATTATCAAGGCAACGGCGTAGAAATTCATCTTAAAGCTGGAGATATTGCCATTGCAAAACCTGGGCAAGTACATGGTGCCGTGAACTCTGGTCCAGGACCTTTCATATTTGTCTCCGTGGTTGCGCCGGGCAGTGCAGGTTTTGCGTTATCTGAGAAATAG